In a genomic window of Sphingomonas sp. LR60:
- a CDS encoding glycosyltransferase: protein MSAANSEQPPTVTVVIPCYNHAAYVARAVASVLDQDYPGIELVVIDDGSQDGSIAVLEALAQERPFRLVVQANRGICRTLNRAVREFASGEWIAILASDDFWRSDKIRRQMEALRETPGARFCFSQAREFRDETQAEQGRVFPRRVLGGEVLERVFVRQHVPAGTMLFARSLFDELGGFDEALREEDWDFVIRSAAAGPLCAVPEPLLYYRAHAGNTMRTAGRRRIFQQKAMILSKNMHLVSPWRWLLAIGVHFAHDIVLAALRRRGA, encoded by the coding sequence ATGAGTGCCGCGAACAGCGAGCAACCACCGACCGTCACGGTGGTCATTCCGTGCTACAATCACGCGGCCTATGTCGCGCGCGCGGTCGCGAGCGTGCTGGACCAGGACTATCCCGGCATCGAGCTGGTCGTGATCGACGATGGTTCGCAAGACGGATCGATCGCGGTTCTGGAGGCGCTCGCGCAGGAGCGTCCCTTTCGACTGGTGGTTCAGGCCAATCGGGGGATTTGCCGTACGTTGAACCGCGCCGTTCGCGAGTTCGCCAGCGGGGAATGGATCGCGATCCTGGCGTCGGACGATTTCTGGCGGTCGGACAAGATCCGGCGGCAAATGGAGGCGCTACGCGAAACACCCGGCGCACGCTTCTGCTTCAGCCAGGCACGCGAGTTCCGCGACGAGACGCAAGCAGAGCAGGGGCGCGTGTTTCCGCGCCGTGTCCTTGGCGGGGAAGTGCTCGAGCGGGTCTTCGTACGTCAGCACGTGCCGGCGGGGACGATGCTGTTTGCACGATCCCTGTTCGACGAGTTGGGCGGTTTCGATGAAGCGCTTCGCGAGGAGGATTGGGACTTTGTGATCCGCAGCGCGGCTGCGGGCCCGCTCTGTGCGGTGCCGGAGCCCTTGCTCTATTACCGCGCGCACGCCGGCAACACCATGCGGACGGCGGGCCGACGACGCATCTTCCAGCAGAAGGCGATGATCCTGTCGAAGAACATGCATCTGGTTTCGCCGTGGCGCTGGCTTCTCGCCATCGGCGTCCACTTCGCGCATGACATCGTCCTCGCAGCGCTGCGCCGCCGCGGAGCCTGA
- a CDS encoding glycosyltransferase, with protein sequence MTKPEPDRGVVCHMTSVHRVNDIRIYHKECATLAAAGYDVTLIGVDADAPDRGVDVRRLPDGGNRLRRMVGRGYAVYRQALMRKADLYHFHDPELLPYGLMLKRRTGAIVIFDSHECFREDVVAKDWIPRVLRPLVGGTVGMIEDLVVRQIDQVVAATPHIAESFAGNARRVVTINNYPLGSEFAHAAGSTTTRDAICYVGAISFVRGIIPFLDSLSFVPADVRVDVAGLFASDAVEKAVRSHANWHRVTFHGHTDRTQVARLYARAFAGIVTFLPAPNHIHAQPNKLFEYMSAGIPVICSHFALWREAVEKGGCGIAVDPDDPRAIGAAITRLHDDRGLAEQMGSRGGRWYATNIIGSMRGDASWRATMSFLPAEQRLTGADAETAAAIRLGGARFVSVAAMLGLYLLLGGLYDNVVAPRYAFGAFRISPRPDSWVELVTVLAAGVVLPIETKRMSQIFAWLSTVFILIPAAVLSARQGSDRVAMFLMFGGVWLVMLLCRLLADSNILFGLDTTRATARIGLYKMLAMLAAVLVLLGLHVEGRMSFSLADVYEYRFDFNESLYFPLNYLLPFAAGPLAGFTTASALYKRRFDVVAAVMVMGLLFFGFSSHKAMLFYPPFVIAIYAAIASRYGHLYLMGIFFFLSVLTFLSVGTAWEDLLGSSFANRLVFIPAQIHYFFFREFGEIGPQIWAESRFGLGIFQSDLPIPSVNYIGLIMTGDAQIGANTGWIANGYMNGGWWGIMLYATILAVTLHAIDRLGDRYGYPLVGASFVIPIFSMINSIDLLAGFLTGGLLLLFVFVFWLIRPERTAAAPPERIA encoded by the coding sequence GTGACCAAGCCTGAACCGGATCGGGGTGTCGTCTGCCATATGACGTCGGTTCACCGGGTAAACGATATCCGGATATACCATAAGGAATGCGCCACGCTGGCGGCGGCGGGTTACGATGTGACGCTGATCGGGGTCGATGCCGATGCACCGGATCGCGGGGTCGACGTGCGGCGTCTGCCCGATGGGGGCAATCGCCTGCGGCGGATGGTGGGCCGCGGCTATGCGGTCTATCGTCAGGCGTTGATGCGAAAAGCCGACCTGTACCATTTCCACGATCCCGAGCTGCTGCCTTACGGATTGATGCTGAAGCGGCGCACCGGAGCGATCGTGATCTTCGACTCGCACGAATGTTTCCGCGAGGATGTCGTCGCCAAGGACTGGATTCCGCGTGTCCTGCGGCCGCTGGTCGGCGGCACCGTCGGCATGATCGAAGACCTGGTGGTGCGACAGATCGATCAGGTGGTCGCGGCCACCCCGCATATCGCGGAATCCTTCGCCGGCAACGCGCGACGGGTCGTGACGATCAACAACTATCCGCTGGGCAGCGAATTCGCGCACGCCGCCGGATCGACCACCACGCGCGACGCGATCTGCTATGTCGGCGCGATCAGCTTCGTTCGCGGGATCATCCCGTTCCTTGACTCCCTGTCGTTCGTTCCCGCCGACGTCCGGGTCGACGTCGCCGGCCTGTTCGCCAGCGATGCGGTGGAGAAAGCCGTTCGCTCACATGCCAACTGGCACCGCGTCACCTTCCACGGGCATACCGACCGCACGCAGGTCGCGCGCCTCTATGCACGGGCTTTCGCGGGGATCGTCACCTTCCTTCCGGCGCCCAATCATATCCACGCCCAGCCGAACAAGCTGTTCGAGTATATGTCCGCCGGCATTCCCGTGATCTGTTCCCATTTCGCCCTGTGGCGTGAAGCGGTGGAAAAGGGTGGCTGCGGCATCGCCGTCGATCCGGACGACCCACGCGCCATCGGCGCCGCTATCACCCGGCTGCACGACGACCGTGGTCTTGCGGAGCAGATGGGGTCGAGGGGAGGGCGCTGGTACGCGACCAATATAATTGGGAGCATGAGGGGCGACGCCTCGTGGAGAGCTACGATGAGCTTCTTGCCGGCTGAGCAGCGTCTCACGGGAGCCGACGCGGAAACCGCCGCCGCCATTCGGCTCGGCGGCGCCCGTTTCGTCAGTGTCGCGGCCATGCTCGGCCTCTATCTGCTGCTTGGCGGATTGTACGACAACGTGGTGGCGCCGCGCTATGCGTTCGGGGCGTTCCGGATCAGTCCGCGGCCAGACAGTTGGGTAGAACTCGTCACGGTGCTCGCGGCGGGCGTGGTCCTGCCTATCGAGACCAAGCGGATGAGTCAGATCTTCGCCTGGCTGTCGACGGTGTTCATTCTGATCCCCGCAGCCGTTCTGTCCGCGCGTCAGGGTAGCGACCGGGTGGCGATGTTTCTGATGTTCGGCGGCGTCTGGCTGGTGATGTTATTATGCCGGTTACTGGCCGACAGCAACATCCTGTTCGGTCTGGACACCACGCGCGCCACTGCGCGGATCGGCCTGTACAAGATGCTGGCAATGCTTGCGGCTGTGCTGGTCCTCCTGGGGCTTCATGTCGAGGGACGTATGAGCTTCTCGCTTGCGGACGTCTATGAATATCGCTTCGACTTCAATGAATCCCTGTATTTTCCATTGAATTACCTGCTGCCATTCGCCGCCGGGCCGCTTGCCGGATTTACCACCGCGTCGGCGCTTTACAAACGGCGCTTTGACGTGGTTGCGGCGGTGATGGTCATGGGCCTGCTGTTCTTCGGGTTTTCCTCTCACAAGGCGATGTTGTTCTATCCGCCTTTCGTTATCGCCATTTACGCAGCTATTGCTAGTCGCTATGGCCATCTCTATCTCATGGGGATTTTCTTCTTCCTCTCGGTGCTAACATTTCTCTCCGTTGGAACGGCATGGGAAGATTTGCTCGGCTCGTCCTTCGCCAATCGCCTTGTCTTCATTCCTGCCCAGATACACTATTTTTTCTTTCGTGAGTTTGGTGAGATCGGGCCGCAGATCTGGGCGGAAAGCCGGTTCGGGCTGGGGATTTTCCAGTCCGACTTGCCGATCCCGTCGGTCAATTATATCGGTCTGATCATGACCGGCGATGCGCAGATCGGTGCCAATACCGGCTGGATCGCCAACGGCTATATGAACGGCGGATGGTGGGGGATCATGTTGTACGCAACGATCCTGGCGGTGACGTTGCACGCCATCGATCGACTGGGTGATCGCTACGGCTATCCGCTGGTCGGTGCTTCGTTCGTGATTCCGATCTTCAGCATGATCAACTCCATCGACCTTCTTGCCGGCTTCCTTACCGGCGGGCTGCTGCTGCTCTTCGTTTTCGTATTCTGGCTGATCCGACCGGAGCGAACGGCTGCCGCGCCCCCGGAGCGGATTGCATGA
- the wecB gene encoding non-hydrolyzing UDP-N-acetylglucosamine 2-epimerase: MKILTVVGARPQFIKVAPVSLAIAAVPGVSEVLVHTGQHFDANMSDVFFDELGIAAPRYNLGIGGGTHGQNTGRMIEGLERLMIEEKPDWVLVYGDTDSTLAGALAAVKLHVRVAHVEAGLRSYNMVMPEEVNRRVTDHVSTLLFTPSAHASTILRGEGIADDRVLNVGDVMYDAARLFGGRATQRSELLARFGVTAGDYVLATIHRQENTDDPVRLAAIFDALGRSGRPIVLPLHPRTRNSLARAAITPAANIVVTEPLGYLDMNALESAAALIATDSGGVQKEAYFHRVPCITLRDETEWVELIDLGWNRLARPGADDLAAILQSSPARGRDDVMPYGDGAAAVKIVDALVERTR; the protein is encoded by the coding sequence GTGAAGATATTGACGGTGGTCGGCGCGCGCCCACAGTTCATCAAGGTCGCGCCAGTGTCGCTGGCGATCGCCGCCGTTCCTGGAGTCAGCGAGGTGCTGGTGCATACCGGTCAGCATTTCGACGCCAACATGTCCGACGTCTTCTTCGACGAACTGGGTATCGCCGCGCCGCGATACAATCTGGGCATCGGCGGGGGCACGCACGGGCAGAATACGGGTCGGATGATCGAGGGGCTGGAACGCCTGATGATCGAGGAGAAGCCCGATTGGGTGCTGGTCTACGGCGATACCGACTCCACGCTGGCCGGCGCTCTGGCGGCGGTAAAGCTGCATGTTCGGGTCGCGCATGTCGAGGCCGGGCTGCGATCGTACAATATGGTGATGCCGGAGGAGGTGAACCGCCGGGTCACCGACCATGTCAGCACGCTTCTGTTCACCCCCAGCGCGCATGCCAGTACGATCCTGCGCGGCGAAGGGATCGCTGACGATCGCGTCCTGAACGTAGGGGACGTGATGTACGACGCCGCCCGCCTGTTCGGGGGACGGGCGACGCAGCGTTCGGAGCTGCTCGCGCGCTTCGGGGTGACGGCCGGCGATTACGTGCTCGCGACGATCCACCGCCAGGAAAACACCGATGACCCGGTGCGGCTCGCCGCGATCTTCGATGCGCTGGGTCGATCCGGTCGCCCGATCGTGCTGCCACTGCATCCGAGAACCAGAAACAGCCTGGCGCGGGCGGCGATCACGCCGGCGGCCAATATCGTCGTGACCGAGCCGCTCGGCTATCTTGACATGAATGCGCTCGAAAGCGCCGCCGCGCTGATCGCAACGGACTCGGGTGGGGTGCAAAAGGAAGCCTATTTCCACCGCGTGCCGTGCATCACGTTGCGCGACGAAACCGAATGGGTCGAGTTGATCGACCTCGGCTGGAATCGGCTCGCGCGGCCGGGGGCCGACGATCTTGCCGCGATCCTGCAATCGTCCCCGGCACGCGGGCGAGACGACGTGATGCCCTACGGCGATGGTGCGGCGGCCGTCAAAATCGTCGACGCTCTGGTGGAGCGCACAAGGTGA
- the asnB gene encoding asparagine synthase (glutamine-hydrolyzing) has product MCGIVGAFWRRRPADAEQRLSNALDKLRLRGPDDRGVAIEERCGGALAFGHARLSVIDLSAAGHQPMHSADGRLALIFNGEIYNYRELRAELEARGAQFRTASDTEVLLTAWQVWGEDCLTRLDGMFAFAIHDRANDRLTCCRDRFGIKPFFYVVDDGALLFGSTQAALVALRGQSPRVNWQRCYDYLVHGDYDSSDQTFVEGVRHLAPAHLIEFDLTRGEVARQRRWWAPTIDRRDDLSFAAAADAVRETFLDGVRLQLRSDVPVGAALSGGIDSSAVVCAMRAVAPAMDIKTFSYVASGTPLDEEPWADLVNAHVGAQAHKVSADAGDLLRDLDDMLAAQEEPFGSTSIYAQYRVFRLARETGTVVTLDGQGADELLAGYSGYPGFRLLSLVERGELTRAHRFARDWARWPGRSYRLAMMELGRVAMPDQLYAVARKRSGRDFRPPWLDVATFEAHGVKFREQRPARDHSARGRRVVEQLSKSLQERGLPALLRHADRNSMRFSVESRVPFLTGPLADLLLSLPEEYLISPAGETKSVFRAAMRGIVPDAVLDRRDKIGFATPEQQWLTALAPELRAKLATDLAGIPFLRADPLLAAFDAVIEGRQRFSWQLWRWFNFARWYSASGMRP; this is encoded by the coding sequence ATGTGTGGGATCGTTGGCGCCTTCTGGAGACGTCGTCCGGCCGATGCGGAGCAGCGGCTGTCGAATGCGCTCGACAAACTCCGTCTGCGTGGTCCGGATGATCGCGGCGTAGCGATCGAGGAGCGGTGCGGCGGTGCGCTCGCCTTCGGCCATGCCCGCCTTTCGGTGATCGATCTCTCGGCAGCCGGGCACCAGCCGATGCACAGCGCCGACGGGCGGCTGGCGCTGATCTTCAACGGCGAAATCTACAATTATCGCGAGTTGCGTGCCGAGCTGGAGGCGCGGGGGGCGCAGTTCCGCACGGCTTCGGACACCGAGGTGTTGCTCACCGCCTGGCAGGTGTGGGGAGAAGACTGCCTGACGCGCCTCGACGGCATGTTCGCTTTCGCGATTCACGACCGCGCCAACGACCGGCTTACCTGTTGCCGTGATCGTTTCGGTATCAAGCCCTTCTTCTACGTGGTCGACGACGGAGCATTGTTGTTCGGATCGACGCAGGCCGCACTGGTCGCGCTTCGCGGACAGTCGCCGCGGGTGAACTGGCAGCGCTGTTACGATTATCTCGTTCATGGCGACTATGACAGTTCGGATCAGACCTTTGTCGAGGGTGTCCGGCACCTCGCACCGGCGCATCTAATCGAGTTCGACCTGACCCGGGGCGAAGTTGCGCGTCAGCGTCGATGGTGGGCGCCGACGATCGACCGGCGGGACGATCTGTCGTTCGCCGCCGCGGCCGACGCCGTGCGCGAGACCTTTCTGGACGGCGTCCGTTTGCAGCTGCGCAGCGACGTGCCGGTCGGAGCGGCGCTCTCGGGAGGCATCGATTCATCGGCGGTGGTCTGTGCGATGCGCGCCGTCGCTCCCGCGATGGACATCAAGACGTTCAGCTACGTGGCGTCGGGAACCCCGCTCGACGAGGAGCCCTGGGCGGATCTGGTCAATGCGCATGTGGGCGCACAGGCGCACAAGGTCAGCGCCGATGCCGGAGACCTGCTGCGCGACCTCGACGACATGCTCGCCGCACAGGAGGAACCGTTCGGCAGCACCAGCATCTACGCGCAATACCGCGTCTTTCGTCTGGCGCGCGAGACCGGCACGGTCGTCACGCTCGACGGGCAGGGGGCCGATGAACTGCTGGCCGGTTATTCGGGCTATCCCGGCTTCCGGCTGCTGAGCCTGGTGGAACGGGGCGAGTTGACGCGCGCGCACCGCTTCGCGCGCGATTGGGCGCGCTGGCCGGGGCGCAGCTATCGCCTTGCGATGATGGAGCTGGGCCGGGTCGCGATGCCCGATCAGCTTTATGCCGTGGCGCGTAAGCGGAGCGGACGTGATTTCCGCCCGCCATGGCTCGACGTCGCCACGTTCGAAGCGCATGGCGTCAAGTTCCGCGAACAGCGACCCGCCCGCGACCATTCCGCAAGAGGCCGGCGCGTCGTCGAGCAACTCTCCAAATCGCTGCAGGAGCGCGGGCTACCAGCGCTGCTCCGGCACGCCGACCGCAACTCGATGCGCTTCTCGGTGGAGAGCCGGGTGCCGTTCCTGACCGGGCCGCTGGCCGATCTGCTGTTGTCGCTGCCGGAAGAGTATCTCATTTCCCCTGCGGGAGAAACAAAGTCTGTTTTTCGTGCCGCGATGCGGGGGATCGTCCCCGATGCCGTCCTTGATCGGCGCGACAAGATCGGTTTCGCGACACCGGAGCAGCAATGGCTCACCGCGTTGGCGCCAGAATTGCGGGCCAAGCTGGCGACGGACCTCGCCGGAATCCCGTTCCTCCGCGCAGACCCGCTGCTCGCCGCGTTCGATGCGGTCATCGAGGGCCGTCAACGCTTCTCGTGGCAGCTTTGGCGCTGGTTCAATTTCGCGCGCTGGTATAGCGCGTCCGGGATGCGACCGTGA